The Palaemon carinicauda isolate YSFRI2023 chromosome 20, ASM3689809v2, whole genome shotgun sequence DNA segment atttgaagcaatggacttgaggatggacctcttcgtacttgccgaagcttccaaaacaatgggaaaagttgaaagggtatccaactccctattccatttcaaacctaaaagcttaaCTTCCGTTAGTGTATTTTGATCCCAGTCTGAGTCAATGACTTCTTGAAGTGGCCCATCATTGGTGACAATTTGTTGCAATTCTATTCTATAAGGagcaaatatatttgttagccgagtataggcccattccaaggcatccgaatttttgcaggtataagctccattatccatataaaataactgataaagcaatttcttcatattttttacctcttgggtatcatcctccacatccaaaaccagtatcttataaggactcaacatcaaaattgttgggctacatcttaaaccaaaactcaatctaagattcttgtaaccaactaaggaaaaatctttcttcttcacacttctaacccaaagaaaaagtaatttattctgatctgaaggtctaagtgctatctgattaaaagccattttgagatcaaagcaaaatatcttcgaaccaaatcgtaagtgaagtaaggctgaacttaacttttggttcaacgacggccctggatgaattgcctggttatggcttactgtcatgggttttctagggtccgcctcaaatatgtttgatagaaatactactctgcattttgtagtctctcgatcaagtttaaacacccccatgtggggtaaaaaactgtgttcaggatgttcagttaggtaatgcttaaggtttgggatcttttcaattattcctaaattttcttgttctttaatgacttcatccatgagtttaagatgcatctcccttttgcaaagcttctttaaatttgacttcaacactgcttcagctagtttataatttttaccaagtaagtgggacaccttactgttccatagcagaggcattgatattcttccatcctcattaACAGTGGCATTGTTAAGTGCATATCTTACTAGAGAGTTACTGAGTTCCACAGATGTCTCattctcttccttatcataattgaggatccttttgcagtcatattccaacatttgctcggtggccctttgtagtgcttgctcatttatgcccccgttctcatttaaaactagaaaattagcttctaccaccatttcctcatgcttcaatatagattcatcattaaatttacCTAATCCAAGGCCAATGGAATCAAGAGAGCCTACATCCAACTGAGCAACATCAGACTTGCAAGTAATGGAAGTTTCAACTGCATTTAAATCAGGAAGGCAATGTAAATTCTTTAACATTGTGTCAACATTACCAAGAAGCATCACTCCAAAGgaagtttgaaagtatactgaaggactatcctgtccaaacCTAACTGTTGACGCCATAGTGCAGTGAGCAGAGTTAGTGCCTAGGATGAAATCTATACTATTTAACTCATCCCCTTTATTTAGCAACTGTTTGTCTGCAAGGGTGTAGCCCTTTGCAGAGAAATGGCTTGCCACCCTGAACAAATGTGGcaacttcaaatttatatttatataaggtacacatagggcctccaccttgcaaatttcctgaccaaattttaaattcagttccacAACGTTTGTATTATATGATTTAGCAGAGTTAAAACCATTAACAGTAAGACTCACATTTCTCCTCAAAACTTTGAAAGGAATCTTCTTAACCGCTCTGTCTGTAATAAAATTACACTGACAGCCCGAGTCTTGCAAACCTCTTATTTGGGTATGGTCCTCTAGCTGACAAGTAAAAGTTGGTAGAGCAGATCTATTACCATAGCACTGAAGAGCATCCACTGAAAATACTACCCCCGTGGAAACCTTTTCAGATTTCCCATTAACTAAATTGGATTTTTTAATAAGACTTCTAGCATTGACTACCTCTTCTTTTGGGGAATCTTTTTTAATGCAGAGAAAGGTGAAATGCCAGCCATTACAACCTCTGCATTTCTTATGAAGTCTAAATTTGCACAAACCCGCAGAATGAGAGGAACTGGCACACTTAAGGCAACCTCCGATCTCTTTCAGCTTATCCACCTTtgccttattactattataaaccggGCACTTGAAAACTTGGTGATCATCAGTTGCTCTGTCATAAGCACATAAAGAGCATTTCGCCTTAGTAGGCTGCCCTTCAACATTCACATTAGAGGCTAGATTAACCGTCTCTGAAGTTTTGGGAACTTCTtaacttttgtataaattttctgagaTGCTATGCCATATCGTTCACATGTttcaaaaatgttatcattaatttctgaaagggagggcctcgtcttattggtaatatttactagCTGTGATTGGAAGGTGCTGTTCATGCCATTCCAAAAGAAGTAGTTCAAAAAATCGTCCACTTCCATTTTCAACAACTTAACAGATTGCATGAATTTTTCATCTGACCAACGTACGCAAATGGATCTGTTTGGTAaggcattttcatatctgtcaactgttttattaacgtaaacttctgaaacctaggggatgctaaagcagaccttaaaattaattttgcatcttcatatgtctgtttgtctgtttcaagtgaattgagtagtatggatgcacgacctgacacttgttgcttcaacagcagtaatttgtctctctgagtgtacttgaaggtattaataacctcttcaaattcagaaagaaatttctctatattttctccctCTACACTTTTAAATTCTGGTAAAGGTGCTGTAGAGCTTTTCAAAAGGCTTCTAGCTTCTTCAAGTACAGAATGGGGAGGAACTGAATCTTTAGTAGCCTCAAGAGtagctataaaaaagtttattttatccaaGTAGCTCTCACAAGCTTCAAACTCAATATTCAATTCtgattcatcttcctcttctgcccataataacttagctattttagaattataaaccttCAGCTCTTCAGCAAATCCATGAAATTTAGAGATAAGTGATCGCCGTTCAACTTCTGAACTCAATTTACAATCTTCAATTTGATTGACATACTTAGTCACTTGACTGCGGATGTATTTCCGAGAATTTATCAAAAGCGATAATTCCGACATCTTAGCTGAttgctattaaaacaatatttcagacaaTCACAAGTCAATCTATAGAGCAAATCTAACCCATCAGAGTTTAAATGTGCGGCGTCCCTGTATAACCTTCTATTATCTAATCTACCTGGACCCTCTACTCTTTACAAGTAATTCTTGAAACTCAACTTATTGAGATAACGCCTCATTAACTTTAATTCTTCCACGCATGGGCTATGAAACCGATTTCTCCTTTCATAATATCGGATTTCAATTTGAGATGCAATTATACAAGATCTTGGTAACCAGGATCTCAGAATCTTGTAAAATTCTTAGCAATTATTCTTTACCACTGACAAATCTACACGAGACTTCAAATCATTACCtcctaaaattaccaacaaataatcggggttatacgtgaaaacatcttctaggagagctagattattcaaaaaataattaatGTGGCACCAGGAAAACCAAGAAACTGAACATCAAAAGATGTCTGTTCAATCACAATTGTTGAGCTATTAACCCTAAGCTCCAAATCTCTAACATAAGAATGTCCTAGAATTGACAGTTTCATGACAATACCAAAACCAAAATATAGACTAGGTAAAATTCGAGGACAActtaaattataaacaaaatttcaacACTGATAAATTCGAAAATTCTCGTACTTTCGTCATTCTCTCCGCCAATCCTACACTCAACGAGACCAACCAGCAACCAAATTTACtactcgagccccacgttgggtgccatcttgaaaattgtacgatggaaggaataaaacaagtccattaaaaaatgttcactttaatgaaaggttgaacttccatgtgaagttaaattttgaactggttgctggtgggcttgttgacgtagagaaggattttcctgtgtcataagtaactacaggtatgctgtcttccttctcctaccctcctcgcttttcaagaaaccctgaggacaaacgaaatactattttcaaaaggtaaaggccagttttgctaaatcactcaattcaataactgtagtaaaatgaaaaaaaaaaaaaaaaacttttaaggtaaaagcgcaagctctgctatttcactcaagtcgctaaactcagtagttaactttacaattaaattgaattctgagcaatgaaaaatatatagcctacatattctgcctccaatttaacgtggcaaccacctaaccacgaaaggcccaatgatccgaaaacttcggagtaaagtaaacataacataacattggctaattaagtaaaaactgcctctaatccaaaaaactttcatatggtaacatgcaaagttacagcagtgataaattatgaatagtttaaataccaaatccacagggtttattaattgggatcgagcaagggaatatctatccacgataaacaaattgacagggaatcactttaggAGTCAGCATATCTTTcataatgacgtaccttatcaattcaattcctcggaaatttggcgaagatagtgtcctgatgttacgacgcttttggctggtctcgtcttgcgcaggatggcggagaaaagtgagtttatgttactcctccattgtatgacttcgacaaactctggatataattaactcctgtaatatccagccgtccgtccagtacgaaaaccttctttcaactccgcttctctctgctggcgatgtttcctttagaattcgtattactggaaaaaacaagaccaccagcagatagttccgaaaggattgtttagtagttcacgcttcaaaggatttaccgtcaaaacaaaaatatacaatatactgggtttcccttcaagcgtaatctaccattatttataataataataatgcataagttatcactgtgtaacacaggtttacccagaaagaaaattaataaacaatggaatatatgatttgctaaccaaatactgtagcaacaacaaaaggaacagcattaattaaacagaattcccaacatatatatatatatatatatatatatatatatatatagatccacacttacacacatacacacacatacgcacacacacacacacacatatatatatatatatatatatatatatatatatatatatatatatatatatatataataatatatatatatatatatatatatatatatatatatatatatatatatatatatatatatgtgtatacatatatatatatatatatatatatatatatatatatatatatatatatatatatatatatatatatatatatatatatatatatatatatatatatatattatatatatgtatatatatctatctatatatatatatatatatatatatatatatatatatatatatatgtatatatatatatatatatatatatatatatatatatatatattggtctttggactgggcactaaaaatataatatactatagTTTTGTGGTCTGGGAACAAaagtacaatattatatatattacggctggcaagctaccaAACCTCTGAAATTCCAAACTCATgcatttgtttttacattaaatcctgAATATATTAGTACCTGAGTtctgacagcaatatataaaacactgaatatccaaaagtctcctaattacactcaaaacaaaactgagtaattatcGTGAGGAATTACTGTATTTAATCAACCCCCTACTTCGATTCTTTAATTGGGATACAAGTGAACTgaaataaacaatggt contains these protein-coding regions:
- the LOC137659855 gene encoding LOW QUALITY PROTEIN: uncharacterized protein (The sequence of the model RefSeq protein was modified relative to this genomic sequence to represent the inferred CDS: inserted 2 bases in 2 codons), encoding MSELSLLINSRKYIRSQVTKYVNQIEDCKLSSEVERRSLISKFHGFAEELKVYNSKIAKLLWAEEEDESELNIEFEACESYLDKINFFIATLEATKDSVPPHSVLEEARSLLKSSTAPLPEFKSVEGENIEKFLSEFEEVINTFKYTQRDKLLLLKQQVSGRASILLNSLETDKQTYEDAKLILRSALASPRFQKFTLIKQLTDMKMPYQTDPFAYVGQMKNXMQSVKLLKMEVDDFLNYFFWNGMNSTFQSQLVNITNKTRPSLSEINDNIFETCERYGIASQKIYTKVKKXPKTSETVNLASNVNVEGQPTKAKCSLCAYDRATDDHQVFKCPVYNSNKAKVDKLKEIGGCLKCASSSHSAGLCKFRLHKKCRGCNGWHFTFLCIKKDSPKEEVVNARSLIKKSNLVNGKSEKVSTGVVFSVDALQCYGNRSALPTFTCQLEDHTQIRGLQDSGCQCNFITDRAVKKIPFKVLRRNVSLTVNGFNSAKSYNTNVVELNLKFGQEICKVEALCVPYININLKLPHLFRVASHFSAKGYTLADKQLLNKGDELNSIDFILGTNSAHCTMASTVRFGQDSPSVYFQTSFGVMLLGNVDTMLKNLHCLPDLNAVETSITCKSDVAQLDVGSLDSIGLGLGKFNDESILKHEEMVVEANFLVLNENGGINEQALQRATEQMLEYDCKRILNYDKEENETSVELSNSLVRYALNNATVNEDGRISMPLLWNSKVSHLLGKNYKLAEAVLKSNLKKLCKREMHLKLMDEVIKEQENLGIIEKIPNLKHYLTEHPEHSFLPHMGVFKLDRETTKCRVVFLSNIFEADPRKPMTVSHNQAIHPGPSLNQKLSSALLHLRFGSKIFCFDLKMAFNQIALRPSDQNKLLFLWVRSVKKKDFSLVGYKNLRLSFGLRCSPTILMLSPYKILVLDVEDDTQEVKNMKKLLYQLFYMDNGAYTCKNSDALEWAYTRLTNIFAPYRIELQQIVTNDGPLQEVIDSDWDQNTLTEVKLLGLKWNRELDTLSTFPIVLEASASTKRSILKSIASNFDLYNINGPVFNRARLFMHGLQCDKSLGWGDILPAEKPKEWKCIARQANSTPEIVVQRFFGERDGQYRLLACVDASSMIYGAVLYIENIDTGQTDFLLAKNRLINTVKY